In one window of Agromyces badenianii DNA:
- a CDS encoding MinD/ParA family ATP-binding protein: MSTSINTHDGVTVFLTSATEADVHADGGVVGIQAADGNELRDRVVAFVQERAQRLGIEATASLIDDSSHWTLTVEADGRVTEVPTGLLPDETEHSRPTPTAPIPLLLPAAGVGSTSVSVSAPVPAPVSASASASTSASDASPSPVAAPTTIPAPSSPSAPVAASAPAAAPSRAAAPSHSPAAPVSAPAAEAPAPAPAPAAAAAAAAADLRPHRPTVDDLLSSRPRVRPLKATTGWQGRVRRMSGGLISPKPSATEQTKHEQTNRVQKRLDGPRTIVVLNPKGGAHKTTSTLLLAATFGRLRGGSTLAWDNNETRGTLGWRAQHTPHHRTAVDLLTDLDRFENPSVASLSQLDDYVRTQVDARFDVLASDEDAAATSTIDDAAFDRLHRTLSRYYRLLIVDTGNNMRASNWVAAVAAADQLVIVSTVREDTAASAAWLLDGLAEKGFGDKVDRAVTILTSPSERPDRELEQRLTDHFGALTAAVTTIPYDAALVDGGTIDFDALSSETHDAWLKAAAVVADQL, from the coding sequence TTGTCCACTTCGATCAACACGCACGACGGTGTCACCGTGTTCCTGACCTCCGCCACCGAAGCCGACGTGCACGCCGACGGCGGCGTGGTCGGCATCCAGGCCGCCGACGGCAACGAGCTGCGCGACCGCGTCGTCGCCTTCGTTCAGGAGCGCGCGCAGCGTCTCGGCATCGAGGCCACGGCTTCGCTCATCGACGATTCCTCGCACTGGACGCTGACGGTGGAGGCCGACGGTCGGGTGACCGAGGTTCCGACGGGCCTCCTGCCCGATGAAACGGAGCACTCGCGCCCGACCCCGACCGCGCCGATCCCGCTCCTGCTCCCGGCCGCCGGGGTCGGTTCGACCTCGGTCTCGGTCTCGGCACCGGTTCCTGCGCCGGTCTCGGCCTCTGCCTCGGCCTCGACCTCGGCCTCGGATGCATCGCCGAGCCCGGTCGCGGCGCCGACGACGATCCCCGCGCCATCCTCGCCCTCCGCTCCAGTCGCCGCATCCGCACCGGCCGCCGCGCCCTCGCGGGCCGCAGCACCATCGCACTCACCAGCGGCACCGGTGTCGGCTCCGGCAGCAGAGGCGCCCGCGCCGGCCCCGGCCCCGGCTGCGGCTGCGGCTGCGGCTGCGGCTGACCTCAGGCCGCACCGTCCCACCGTCGACGACCTGCTCTCGAGCCGCCCCCGGGTGCGCCCGTTGAAGGCGACCACCGGCTGGCAGGGCCGGGTGCGCCGCATGAGCGGCGGCCTCATCTCGCCGAAGCCGAGCGCAACCGAGCAGACGAAGCACGAGCAGACGAACCGCGTGCAGAAGCGGCTCGACGGCCCGCGCACGATCGTCGTGCTGAACCCGAAGGGCGGCGCCCACAAGACCACGAGCACGCTGCTGCTCGCCGCGACGTTCGGCCGGCTCCGCGGCGGCTCGACGCTCGCGTGGGACAACAACGAGACGCGCGGCACCCTCGGCTGGCGCGCGCAGCACACCCCGCACCACCGCACCGCCGTCGACCTGCTCACCGACCTCGATCGGTTCGAGAACCCCAGCGTCGCGAGCCTCAGCCAGCTCGACGACTACGTGCGCACGCAGGTCGACGCCCGGTTCGACGTGCTGGCCTCCGATGAGGATGCCGCCGCGACATCCACCATCGACGACGCCGCCTTCGACCGGCTGCACCGCACGCTCTCGCGGTACTACCGGCTGCTGATCGTCGACACCGGCAACAACATGCGCGCCTCGAACTGGGTCGCCGCCGTGGCCGCCGCCGATCAGCTCGTCATCGTCTCGACGGTGCGCGAAGACACCGCCGCGAGCGCCGCCTGGCTGCTCGACGGACTCGCCGAGAAGGGCTTCGGCGACAAGGTCGACCGCGCCGTCACGATCCTGACGTCCCCTTCTGAGCGTCCCGATCGCGAGCTCGAGCAGCGCCTCACCGACCACTTCGGTGCGCTGACCGCCGCCGTCACGACGATCCCCTACGACGCCGCCCTCGTCGACGGCGGCACGATCGACTTCGACGCGCTCTCATCCGAGACGCACGACGCGTGGCTCAAGGCGGCCGCGGTGGTCGCCGACCAGCTCTGA
- a CDS encoding antibiotic biosynthesis monooxygenase, which produces MTTEPITVSIRREVDPERISEATAWVQTGVNLANKYPGFLGSGWVRAGEGSQVWHMLYRFASEETLEAWERSPERTWWLSMGEEFVRSERSRRRTGIEGWFDEPATGSVPVTDAAASVVLDELPPAPPRWKQAVTIWLGFFPLNLVFTLLVTSFLPGWNELAVVWKVLVTTLLLTPIMTFWALPFVTRMLRRWLAPRAG; this is translated from the coding sequence ATGACGACGGAACCGATCACCGTCTCGATCCGGCGCGAGGTCGACCCCGAGCGCATCTCCGAGGCGACCGCCTGGGTGCAGACGGGCGTGAACCTCGCCAACAAGTACCCGGGCTTCCTCGGCTCGGGCTGGGTGCGCGCCGGTGAGGGCTCGCAGGTCTGGCACATGCTCTACCGCTTCGCGAGTGAAGAGACGCTCGAGGCGTGGGAGCGTTCGCCCGAACGCACCTGGTGGCTCTCGATGGGCGAGGAATTCGTGCGCTCCGAACGCAGCAGGCGGCGCACCGGCATCGAGGGCTGGTTCGACGAGCCGGCGACGGGTTCGGTTCCGGTGACGGATGCCGCGGCATCCGTCGTGCTCGACGAACTGCCGCCCGCGCCGCCGCGATGGAAGCAGGCCGTGACCATCTGGCTCGGCTTCTTCCCGCTGAATCTCGTGTTCACCCTGCTCGTCACCTCGTTCCTGCCCGGCTGGAACGAGCTCGCCGTGGTCTGGAAGGTGCTCGTCACGACGCTCCTGCTCACGCCGATCATGACGTTCTGGGCGTTGCCGTTCGTCACGCGGATGCTCCGGCGCTGGCTCGCGCCCCGAGCGGGCTGA
- a CDS encoding acyltransferase family protein, whose translation MTDALVRSPGITRVVPAARAAASEPRSSGVARDPSVDAIRVALLVVVFALHAMMVGVSVGADGPVLQNAIEHQAWFAPVSWVVQIMPLFFIAGGFSSFHHWRSMRSRGASGAEYVRARLERLVRPAIAVVAVVAGSLVWLAPAGLAPELVATAGFRIGQPLWFLGVYLATSALVPLMVRAHERARMLTPIVLLAAVVAVDALRFSTGIEAIGFLNLLLVWLLVQQLGFHLADGGLDRLAPSALWGVAAASLTLLAVLTVAGPYSGDMYVNLNPPTLCLVVLGVAQLALFQLARPRIRAWVERADASRLVSAVGERAMTIYLWHMPVLVALAGGLLVANAGAGLALPEPLSADWWATRPVWLSVAAAAVVPVTLLFARFERGRAHRPVPHAAPAASESRPAARSAAVDAVCGVAGIAVVLVTGFGPVQAVIALALLAVALRGSTTVRAAARSAVPTRPTGLRRARSRAGT comes from the coding sequence ATGACCGACGCACTCGTACGCTCGCCGGGGATCACCCGGGTCGTTCCGGCGGCTCGCGCCGCGGCATCCGAACCCCGCTCGTCGGGCGTCGCCCGCGACCCGAGCGTCGACGCGATCCGCGTGGCACTGCTCGTCGTCGTCTTCGCCCTGCACGCGATGATGGTGGGCGTCAGCGTCGGCGCCGACGGCCCGGTGCTGCAGAACGCCATCGAGCATCAGGCCTGGTTCGCGCCGGTGAGCTGGGTCGTGCAGATCATGCCGCTGTTCTTCATCGCGGGCGGGTTCTCGAGCTTCCACCACTGGCGGTCGATGCGGTCGCGAGGAGCGAGCGGCGCCGAGTACGTGCGGGCCCGGCTCGAACGCCTCGTGCGGCCCGCGATCGCCGTCGTGGCCGTCGTGGCCGGCTCGCTCGTCTGGCTCGCCCCGGCCGGTCTCGCACCCGAACTCGTCGCGACCGCGGGGTTCCGCATCGGCCAGCCGCTGTGGTTCCTCGGCGTCTACCTCGCGACGTCGGCGCTCGTGCCGCTCATGGTGCGCGCCCACGAGCGAGCCCGCATGCTCACCCCGATCGTGCTGCTCGCGGCAGTCGTCGCCGTCGATGCGCTGCGCTTCTCGACCGGCATCGAGGCGATCGGCTTCCTGAACCTGCTGCTCGTGTGGCTGCTCGTGCAGCAGCTCGGCTTCCACCTCGCCGACGGCGGTCTCGACCGGCTCGCGCCCTCCGCGCTGTGGGGCGTCGCCGCGGCATCCCTGACGCTGCTCGCCGTGCTCACGGTCGCCGGCCCGTACTCGGGCGACATGTACGTGAACCTCAACCCGCCGACCCTCTGCCTGGTCGTACTCGGCGTCGCCCAGCTCGCGCTCTTCCAGCTGGCGCGCCCGCGCATCAGGGCCTGGGTCGAGCGGGCGGATGCCTCGCGGCTCGTGTCGGCCGTCGGAGAGCGCGCCATGACGATATACCTCTGGCACATGCCGGTGCTCGTCGCCCTCGCGGGCGGGCTGCTCGTCGCGAACGCCGGCGCCGGCCTCGCGCTGCCCGAGCCGCTGAGCGCCGACTGGTGGGCGACCCGACCGGTGTGGCTGAGCGTGGCCGCCGCCGCGGTCGTGCCCGTCACCCTGCTGTTCGCACGCTTCGAGCGGGGGCGGGCTCATCGCCCGGTGCCGCATGCGGCCCCCGCTGCGTCGGAGTCGCGGCCGGCCGCCCGATCGGCGGCGGTCGACGCCGTCTGCGGCGTCGCCGGAATCGCCGTCGTGCTCGTGACCGGGTTCGGCCCGGTGCAGGCCGTGATCGCGCTGGCCCTGCTCGCGGTCGCGCTGCGCGGCAGCACGACCGTGCGAGCGGCTGCACGGTCGGCGGTGCCCACCCGACCGACGGGGCTTCGTCGAGCACGCAGCAGGGCGGGAACGTAG